CACCAACAGTTGGGGCATATTTTCACGTATTTACAGATCATAATGGCGGCGCATAAACCCAACTCCCTCACTTATCCGAgtgtagtacttgtacttgtacttgttctcgTACTCGGACCACAAACTACAGCACTACGAGTAGCCAGGTGTGAttcagggttagggtttcCACTTGCAGGCTCGTGTGATGTATGATGCAGCAGCATCTGGACATCGGCACTTGttaactacaagtacaacaaTCATGTCTGACGAAGAAGTGAAAAACGCGTCTGGAGGCGAGGAGGACGAAAAgctggctgctgccaagaagcggGTGAGTACAATTGCGCCATGGGACATTGCCGACCTTACTAACCCAGttcgaggagctcaagaacaagaagaagaacaagaagaagaacaagaagaaggccaaggatgacgagaaggaagagACTCCCGAGGTAGAGGACAAGGAAGAGGTAGACGTCAAGGACGAtaccaagaaggacgatACGGAtgatgagaagaaggtagtggaggaggataaGTCCGAAcccacaactacaacagAAGTTGACAAAGCGAACAATATCGAGGAGTCAGACGAGCTCGACAAGATCGTCAAGGAAAGTGTCAAGGaacagaaggagattgctGATGCTACCGAGACCGATCTTGCTGCGACTGCTACTATCGAGCCTCCCAAAGACATTGAGGTGTCTCCTCATCTTGACACCATTGTTAAGGAAGAGGTTCAGACTCGAACCGATATTGCTGATGCCACAGAACAGGATCTCAAGAGAGAGAAATTTGATAAGGCCGACTTTGAGGAGACCGCTGCTACTGCCACCCTTGCAGTGGAGGCTGGAaagaagtacaaggaaTACGAGATTCAGATCTCGGAGCTGCAGGAAGAGCTCAAGACCCTCAAGCTAAAGCATGAGCAGGAGGTGTCGagtctcaaggaggagctggcagCGGTGAAGAACGAGCGAGAAACATACAAGGCCCGATTGGAAGAGTCTGGGAGACAAAAGCAGAGAAGTGCAATGGATCGACCTGAATCTCGGGGAGGAGAGTCTGAGGTCTCTCTGTCTCCTCCCATGCCTGCAAGCAGTTACCGACCCCGTGTTGGTTCCCTTGTGGACGTCGATCTGTTCGATGTTTCTAACGCCCGACAGGCTATTGGCAAGTGGACCGGATGGCAGGTTGATCTGCGACAATGGCGAAGCCAGGGTATTGGCAGCGTTGTTACTTTGTAGGGAACATGACGAGATGCGTTGATCGTGCCTATGAAGTATCCACCATACCCACAACTTATATTTACATGAATTTTTATATGACAACAAATAAGACATTACACGACGgcatgtacagtaagaCCATGGCGTGTAATAGGAGCGCCTGGGGAAATGTATAGACATAGTTGACCTTGCCTTATCTTAGCTGATGCTGGATCACGCTTCACGTAATTATGAAGCTTCTATGGCAGGTATTGTGCCATACCGCTAACCGCCCAGTATCCTGAACATCCAACAATCTACGACATCTACGGGATCCAACGACAGAGGTACTACTCATACCAAGACTACTCGCACAGACCTAAACCGATGCGCTTTAATGCACACACACCTAGAACCAATCATTTACTATGTACATTTTCATTGGGCTTAAGAGGCTCGAAGGATGACCTCCCCGCCGAGGAATCGTCGGCAGGCCTCGTTGAGGTCGATGACATTTCCGTCCTTTCCGGGAGTCTTGATAAGAATGACCTCACCAATCTTGGGAGGGTTGACGAACTTGACCTTTCGTCCAAGCTGTAGCTGTCGCAGCTCCTCGGTGGTCAGCACCATTCGTCTACTAGGCTTGGAGACCAGCTTCAGGCTGTTGAGAACGGGCTGGTTCTGTCGATACTTGAGCTCGATCCACAGCCGTCGCGATGCCACGTTCTGGGGGGTTGTTTCTGTGTAGACAGCATCAGGGCCGTAAATGTCTCCTCGCTGCACGCCGGAAAGGAAACCCTCACGGTAGAGACCCAGGGCAATTTGCAGGTTGAGCTTGTTGTGAGGAATGGATGTGAGGGGTCGGCCCACTCGTGCAACGTTCTGCAGGTGCGCACAGAGGTTGGAGGCGTGCAAAAGAGGCATGTCGTGCTGGTGATGTGTGGTGAGATGAAAGTTGGAGGTTGAA
This genomic interval from Yarrowia lipolytica chromosome 1E, complete sequence contains the following:
- a CDS encoding uncharacterized protein (Compare to YALI0E31288g, weakly similar to uniprot|Q12191 Saccharomyces cerevisiae YDL099w) encodes the protein MYDAAASGHRHLLTTSTTIMSDEEVKNASGGEEDEKLAAAKKRFEELKNKKKNKKKNKKKAKDDEKEETPEVEDKEEVDVKDDTKKDDTDDEKKVVEEDKSEPTTTTEVDKANNIEESDELDKIVKESVKEQKEIADATETDLAATATIEPPKDIEVSPHLDTIVKEEVQTRTDIADATEQDLKREKFDKADFEETAATATLAVEAGKKYKEYEIQISELQEELKTLKLKHEQEVSSLKEELAAVKNERETYKARLEESGRQKQRSAMDRPESRGGESEVSLSPPMPASSYRPRVGSLVDVDLFDVSNARQAIGKWTGWQVDLRQWRSQGIGSVVTL
- a CDS encoding mitochondrial 37S ribosomal protein MRPS8 (Compare to YALI0E31317g, similar to uniprot|Q03799 Saccharomyces cerevisiae YMR158w, similar to Saccharomyces cerevisiae MRPS8 (YMR158W); ancestral locus Anc_2.357), with the translated sequence MPLLHASNLCAHLQNVARVGRPLTSIPHNKLNLQIALGLYREGFLSGVQRGDIYGPDAVYTETTPQNVASRRLWIELKYRQNQPVLNSLKLVSKPSRRMVLTTEELRQLQLGRKVKFVNPPKIGEVILIKTPGKDGNVIDLNEACRRFLGGEVILRAS